One Myxococcales bacterium genomic region harbors:
- a CDS encoding LysR family transcriptional regulator, which yields MLEHLRAMVVFVRVTEHGSVRGAARALGLSPSVVSHHLASLETHVGAPLLYRTTRRLSLTAAGETLVPHAREVARSAVAGLDAVLATSRAPTGHLTVTAPAFLVGAGLGAEIAAFVESHPKVRLTLGFGDSPRDLLEGGFDVALRAGALKDSSLVTRGLAQMRRALVASPRYLRGRRELREPDELAEVDYVRLASRPAEIALLDPRSDRRVSVRPRSRLAVDDAGAIRALALAGVGVATLPYALVRADLTEGSLVRLLPRWELPQVPVFALWPRTTQRSALTARFVEFIAPRVARVLGEGGGPA from the coding sequence GTGCTGGAACACTTGCGCGCCATGGTCGTCTTCGTCCGCGTGACCGAGCACGGGTCCGTGCGGGGGGCCGCGCGCGCGCTGGGCCTGTCGCCGTCCGTCGTGAGCCACCACCTCGCCTCGCTCGAGACCCACGTCGGAGCTCCGCTCCTCTATCGGACGACGCGCCGGCTATCCCTCACCGCGGCGGGGGAGACGCTCGTGCCTCACGCCCGGGAGGTGGCACGCTCGGCCGTGGCGGGGCTCGACGCCGTGCTCGCGACGAGCCGCGCACCGACGGGGCACCTCACGGTCACCGCACCCGCGTTCTTGGTGGGGGCGGGCCTGGGCGCCGAGATCGCCGCGTTCGTCGAGTCTCACCCCAAGGTCCGCCTCACGCTCGGCTTCGGGGACTCTCCCCGCGATCTGCTCGAGGGCGGCTTCGACGTGGCGCTGCGGGCGGGCGCGCTGAAGGACAGCAGCCTCGTGACGCGGGGGCTCGCCCAGATGCGGCGCGCGCTGGTCGCCTCTCCGCGCTACCTGCGCGGCCGGCGGGAGCTACGCGAGCCGGACGAGCTCGCCGAGGTCGACTACGTGCGGCTCGCGTCCCGCCCCGCCGAGATCGCCCTCCTCGATCCCCGCTCCGATCGCAGGGTGTCCGTGCGGCCGCGCTCGCGACTCGCGGTGGACGACGCCGGGGCCATTCGCGCGCTCGCGCTCGCCGGGGTCGGCGTCGCGACGCTCCCGTACGCGCTCGTGCGCGCGGACCTCACCGAGGGCTCGCTCGTGCGCCTCTTGCCTCGCTGGGAGCTCCCTCAGGTCCCGGTGTTCGCGTTGTGGCCGCGGACGACCCAGCGTTCGGCCCTCACGGCGCGCTTCGTCGAGTTCATCGCCCCGCGCGTGGCGCGCGTCCTCGGGGAGGGCGGCGGCCCCGCGTGA
- a CDS encoding AtpZ/AtpI family protein: MKLKAYGKYGSIGFELVVSMAVGYLIGKWLDPSFGGKGYVTALFSVAGVYAGFRSLFKAAKTMQADIEKEEKLDRGEAPWKVPMPDVDYDAFDDAHDAEEKAKELAKEREDEAATKDAAEAKGGEPETSKEDP; the protein is encoded by the coding sequence GTGAAGCTCAAGGCCTACGGCAAGTACGGATCGATCGGCTTCGAGCTCGTCGTGTCGATGGCCGTCGGCTACCTCATCGGAAAGTGGCTCGACCCGAGCTTCGGCGGCAAGGGCTACGTGACCGCGCTCTTCAGCGTCGCGGGCGTCTACGCGGGGTTCCGGTCGCTCTTCAAGGCCGCGAAGACCATGCAGGCCGACATCGAGAAAGAAGAGAAGCTCGATCGAGGTGAGGCGCCCTGGAAGGTCCCCATGCCCGACGTCGACTACGACGCCTTCGACGACGCCCACGACGCCGAAGAGAAGGCGAAAGAGCTCGCGAAAGAGCGTGAGGACGAGGCCGCCACGAAGGACGCGGCCGAAGCCAAGGGCGGCGAGCCCGAGACCTCGAAGGAAGACCCATGA
- the atpB gene encoding F0F1 ATP synthase subunit A, which translates to MPEHTSFLSYLVAMFPALGKNMENFGKTFVGQHPVGEHQAEPIFAVALVLLLLVGIAFAARKQIADYDKSVVPDESLSLRTILEVVVSYFYGMMRDMMGPERAKRYFPVIGTSALFILMSNFLGMVPGFLPPTSNLNVTAACGIIVAVSFNYYGVKENGLGYFKHMMGPILPLAILIFPLELLTMFVIRPVTLAMRLMLNIAVDHLLTSILVGIFCLFLPIPIMVLGTLVALVQPLVFCLLSSIYITLATEHEDHGDGHEAHGHDDHHGKKEVGAKKAHA; encoded by the coding sequence ATGCCCGAGCACACGTCGTTCTTGAGCTACCTGGTCGCCATGTTCCCCGCCCTCGGGAAGAACATGGAGAACTTCGGCAAGACGTTCGTCGGCCAGCACCCCGTCGGGGAGCACCAGGCCGAGCCGATCTTCGCCGTGGCGCTCGTCCTCCTTTTGCTCGTCGGCATCGCGTTCGCGGCCCGCAAGCAGATCGCCGACTACGACAAGTCGGTCGTCCCGGACGAGAGCCTCTCCCTCCGCACCATCCTCGAGGTGGTCGTCTCGTACTTCTACGGGATGATGCGCGACATGATGGGCCCCGAGCGCGCCAAGCGGTACTTCCCCGTGATCGGCACCTCGGCGCTCTTCATCCTCATGTCGAACTTCCTCGGCATGGTGCCCGGCTTCCTCCCGCCCACGTCGAACCTGAACGTGACGGCCGCGTGCGGCATCATCGTCGCGGTCTCGTTCAACTACTACGGCGTGAAGGAGAACGGCCTCGGCTACTTCAAGCACATGATGGGGCCGATCCTCCCGCTCGCGATCCTCATCTTCCCGCTCGAGCTCCTGACCATGTTCGTCATCCGCCCGGTGACGTTGGCCATGCGTCTCATGCTCAACATCGCGGTCGACCACCTCCTCACGTCGATCCTGGTGGGCATCTTCTGCCTCTTCCTTCCGATCCCCATCATGGTGCTCGGAACGCTGGTCGCCCTCGTCCAGCCGCTCGTCTTCTGCCTTCTCTCGTCGATCTACATCACGCTCGCCACCGAGCACGAAGATCACGGCGACGGCCACGAGGCGCACGGCCACGACGATCACCATGGAAAGAAGGAGGTCGGAGCGAAGAAGGCTCACGCCTGA
- a CDS encoding ATP synthase F0 subunit C yields the protein MSTSKKLGLMAFSAAATLLVPFAAFAEEAASHAGANGNDVKMWAAAGAGFAIGLGVLGGTAAQGRAAAAALEGISRNPGAAARIQTPMILGLALIESLVLLSFVIAFFLTGVAQK from the coding sequence ATGTCGACCTCGAAGAAGCTCGGTCTCATGGCCTTCAGCGCCGCCGCCACCCTCCTCGTTCCGTTCGCTGCGTTCGCCGAGGAAGCGGCCTCGCACGCGGGCGCGAACGGCAACGACGTGAAGATGTGGGCCGCTGCCGGCGCCGGCTTCGCGATCGGTCTCGGCGTTCTCGGTGGTACGGCCGCTCAGGGCCGCGCTGCTGCCGCCGCCCTCGAGGGTATCTCGCGCAACCCGGGCGCCGCCGCCCGCATCCAGACCCCGATGATCCTCGGCCTCGCCCTCATCGAGTCGCTCGTCCTCCTCAGCTTCGTCATCGCGTTCTTCCTCACGGGCGTCGCGCAGAAGTAG